From one Rhodovulum sp. ES.010 genomic stretch:
- a CDS encoding IS5 family transposase, whose product MSSPIPPSYKTRNRPAYNEALKQRGSLTIWFDPDIVWVPRPTGKRGRQPQYSDAAIQTCLTMKVLFGMALRQTTGFVESLLRLVGLDWAVPDFSTLSRRQKSLAVSIPYRGSQGPLNLLIDSTGIKAEGEGEWHARKHGGAKRRLWRKIHIGVDEQTLEIRAIEVTGSHIGDAPMLPELLDQIPADVEIGSVTADGAYDTRRCHDAVADRGADAVIPPRKNAKPWKPSTAGAIARNEALRASKYLGRAIWRKWSGYHRRSRVETKMHCVKLLGQSLMACDFDRQVAELQVRAAVLNGYTALGIPVTEPMG is encoded by the coding sequence ATGAGCAGCCCCATCCCGCCGAGCTACAAGACCAGGAACCGGCCGGCCTACAACGAAGCGCTGAAGCAGCGCGGCTCCCTGACGATCTGGTTCGATCCGGACATTGTCTGGGTGCCGCGGCCGACCGGCAAGCGAGGCCGGCAGCCACAGTATAGCGATGCCGCGATCCAGACGTGCCTGACGATGAAAGTCCTCTTCGGCATGGCCCTCCGGCAGACGACGGGGTTCGTCGAAAGCCTTCTACGGCTGGTCGGCCTCGACTGGGCGGTGCCGGATTTCAGCACGCTGAGCCGGCGCCAGAAATCCCTGGCCGTGAGTATTCCCTACCGGGGCTCGCAGGGCCCGCTGAACCTGCTGATCGACAGCACCGGCATCAAGGCGGAGGGCGAAGGCGAGTGGCACGCCCGCAAGCATGGCGGCGCGAAACGCCGTCTGTGGCGCAAGATCCACATCGGCGTCGATGAACAGACGCTGGAGATCCGCGCCATCGAGGTCACCGGAAGCCACATCGGTGACGCGCCCATGCTGCCCGAGCTTCTCGACCAGATCCCCGCTGATGTGGAGATCGGCTCAGTCACGGCAGACGGAGCTTATGACACGCGCAGGTGCCACGACGCCGTCGCCGACCGCGGCGCCGATGCTGTCATACCGCCACGCAAGAACGCCAAGCCTTGGAAGCCCTCGACGGCCGGCGCGATCGCCCGGAACGAGGCGCTGCGCGCATCGAAATACCTCGGCCGCGCCATCTGGCGAAAGTGGAGCGGATACCACCGCCGAAGCCGGGTCGAGACGAAGATGCATTGCGTGAAGCTGCTGGGGCAGAGCCTCATGGCGTGCGACTTCGATCGTCAGGTCGCCGAACTCCAGGTCCGCGCCGCCGTCCTGAACGGCTACACCGCGCTCGGCATACCAGTCACAGAGCCCATGGGGTAA
- a CDS encoding cobyric acid synthase, producing the protein MTARRLMVLGTGSDVGKSLLVAGLCRAYTRQGLKVAPFKAQNMSNNAAVTADGGEIGRAQALQARAACVPPTVHMNPVLLKPETDVDAQVVVQGRVLGRYSASAYQRLKPELRGAVCDSLDILSAAHDLVLIEGAGSGAERYLRPQDISNMGLAEAADLPVVLVGDESRGGVTAAAIGHHRLWTASERARVAGVIVTKFRGDPGVFAPAAEDIRAETGWPVLGLLRWSDAARALPEEDSLGYGRKRGAGAGLVVAVPELPRLANFDDLDPLAAEPGVDLRWVRPGRPIPGDADVVLLLGSKATRAALRAVRSEGWDIDIRAHLRRGGRVVGLCAGFQMLGRAVRDPDGIEGPAGATEGLGLLDIETTLTGDKRLVEIETEDTMSGARVAGYEMHMGRTEGPGLDRPWLRLDGRAEGAVSQDGRVMGTYLHGLFGSDGFRGHWLARMGGVAAGTDHAARLDAALNAFAEEIEADLDLDRLLAAAR; encoded by the coding sequence ATGACCGCAAGGCGGCTTATGGTGCTGGGCACCGGCTCCGACGTGGGCAAGAGCCTGCTCGTTGCGGGCCTGTGCCGCGCCTATACCCGCCAGGGGCTGAAGGTCGCGCCGTTCAAGGCGCAGAACATGTCGAACAACGCCGCCGTCACGGCCGATGGCGGCGAGATCGGCCGGGCGCAGGCCTTGCAGGCCCGTGCCGCGTGCGTGCCGCCGACGGTGCACATGAACCCGGTGCTGCTGAAGCCCGAAACCGATGTGGACGCGCAGGTGGTGGTGCAGGGCCGCGTGCTGGGCCGCTATTCGGCCAGCGCCTATCAGCGGCTGAAGCCCGAACTGCGCGGGGCGGTCTGTGATAGCCTCGACATTCTGTCCGCCGCCCATGACCTTGTCCTGATCGAAGGGGCGGGCAGCGGAGCCGAGCGGTATTTGCGGCCGCAGGACATCTCGAACATGGGATTGGCCGAGGCCGCCGACCTGCCCGTGGTGCTGGTGGGCGACGAGTCGCGCGGCGGCGTCACGGCGGCGGCGATCGGGCATCACCGGCTGTGGACCGCGTCGGAACGCGCCCGCGTCGCCGGCGTGATCGTCACCAAGTTCCGCGGCGATCCGGGCGTCTTCGCCCCCGCGGCCGAGGATATCCGCGCCGAAACCGGCTGGCCGGTGCTGGGGCTGCTGCGCTGGTCCGACGCCGCGCGGGCGCTGCCCGAGGAGGATTCGCTGGGTTACGGGCGCAAGCGGGGCGCCGGGGCCGGTCTGGTCGTGGCCGTGCCGGAACTGCCCCGCCTGGCGAATTTCGACGATCTCGACCCGCTGGCGGCCGAACCGGGCGTCGATCTGCGCTGGGTCCGTCCGGGCCGGCCCATTCCGGGCGACGCGGATGTGGTCCTGCTGCTGGGCTCCAAGGCGACGCGGGCGGCGCTCCGGGCGGTCCGGTCCGAAGGCTGGGACATCGACATCCGCGCCCATCTGCGGCGTGGCGGCCGGGTGGTCGGCCTGTGCGCGGGGTTCCAGATGCTGGGGCGCGCGGTGCGCGACCCCGATGGCATCGAGGGACCGGCGGGAGCAACCGAAGGGCTGGGCCTGCTCGACATCGAAACGACGCTGACGGGCGACAAGCGGCTGGTCGAGATCGAGACCGAGGACACAATGAGTGGCGCGCGAGTCGCCGGTTACGAGATGCATATGGGCCGGACCGAAGGGCCGGGCCTCGACCGCCCCTGGCTGCGGCTCGATGGGCGGGCCGAGGGCGCCGTTTCGCAGGACGGCCGGGTGATGGGCACCTATCTGCACGGGCTGTTCGGGTCTGACGGATTTCGCGGCCATTGGCTGGCACGGATGGGCGGAGTGGCGGCCGGGACGGACCATGCCGCACGGCTCGACGCCGCGCTGAACGCCTTTGCCGAGGAGATCGAGGCCGATCTCGATCTCGACCGCCTGCTCGCCGCGGCTCGCTGA
- a CDS encoding transposase: MANHLDRLAFVDETSVKTNMARTTGWAPFGQRLVDHAPFGHWRTQTFVAALRHDRLDVTCHGIFPPPAIRVRPKEGTDNEANEIQRRADYRHPGRA; the protein is encoded by the coding sequence ATGGCCAACCATCTGGACCGGCTGGCCTTTGTGGACGAGACCTCGGTCAAAACCAACATGGCCAGGACGACCGGCTGGGCCCCGTTCGGGCAGCGCCTCGTCGATCACGCGCCGTTCGGACATTGGCGCACCCAGACCTTCGTCGCGGCCCTGCGCCACGACCGGCTCGACGTGACCTGCCACGGGATTTTTCCTCCACCTGCGATTAGAGTCCGACCCAAGGAGGGGACGGACAATGAAGCGAACGAGATACAGCGAAGAGCAGATTATCGGCATCCTGGCCGAGCATGA
- a CDS encoding cobyric acid synthase, with translation MLDPAPPRRGRSLMIQGTSSDVGKSLLVAGLARAYARRGLKVAPFKAQNMSNNAAVTVDSDLPLGPDGQVRRGEIGRAQALQARAAGLPPSIHMNPVLLKPQAMVGSQVVLRGRALGNWPARHYHNLKPLLLPAVTDSYRRMAAEADLVLVEGAGAGTETWLRHCDITNMRLAEEADLPVVLLTDNDRGGAMAAVVGSWLLHTEDERARIKGFLLNKFRGYFSLYEPACRTMTETTGWPLLGVARWFDLAAHLPAEDALALERPQAPGGAGLVIAVPQIARTANFDDLDPLSSEPGVDLRWVKSGQPIPAETDVVLLPGSKTTRPALESLRAQGWDVDILAHVRRGGRVVGICAGFQMLGRVVRDPDGIEGPAGETPGLGLLDIETTMTPEKRLVEIDARDALSGARVTGYEMHMGRTEGASLDRPWLRLDGVDEGAVSADGRVMGAYLHGLFGADSFRRHWLTAMGGRASGLDYEAQVDAALNALADQLEHDLDLDALLALAR, from the coding sequence ATGCTCGACCCCGCGCCGCCTCGGCGGGGTCGATCGCTGATGATCCAAGGCACCAGTTCGGACGTGGGCAAGAGCCTGTTGGTCGCGGGGCTGGCGCGTGCGTATGCACGGCGCGGGCTGAAGGTCGCGCCGTTCAAGGCGCAGAACATGTCGAACAACGCGGCGGTGACGGTGGACAGCGACCTGCCCCTCGGTCCGGATGGGCAGGTGCGGCGGGGCGAGATCGGCCGCGCGCAAGCGTTGCAGGCACGCGCGGCGGGTCTGCCGCCATCGATTCACATGAACCCGGTCCTGCTGAAACCGCAGGCGATGGTTGGCTCGCAGGTCGTGCTGCGGGGCCGCGCCCTGGGGAACTGGCCCGCCCGGCACTATCACAACCTCAAGCCGCTCCTGCTGCCCGCCGTGACCGACAGCTATCGCCGGATGGCCGCCGAGGCCGATCTGGTGCTGGTCGAGGGGGCGGGCGCGGGCACCGAGACCTGGCTGCGGCACTGCGACATCACCAACATGCGCCTGGCCGAAGAGGCCGACCTGCCGGTGGTCCTGCTGACCGACAATGACCGGGGTGGCGCGATGGCCGCCGTGGTCGGCTCGTGGCTGTTGCACACGGAGGATGAGCGCGCGCGGATCAAGGGCTTTCTGCTCAACAAGTTCCGCGGCTATTTCTCGCTTTACGAACCCGCCTGCCGGACGATGACCGAAACCACCGGCTGGCCGCTTCTGGGCGTGGCGCGCTGGTTCGACCTGGCCGCTCACCTGCCCGCCGAGGACGCGTTGGCGCTGGAACGGCCGCAGGCCCCCGGCGGGGCGGGCCTTGTGATCGCCGTGCCGCAGATCGCGCGCACAGCGAATTTCGACGATCTGGACCCGCTGTCCTCGGAACCCGGCGTCGATCTGCGCTGGGTCAAGTCCGGCCAGCCGATCCCGGCCGAAACCGATGTGGTGCTGCTGCCCGGCTCCAAGACGACCCGCCCCGCGCTGGAATCCCTGCGCGCGCAGGGCTGGGATGTCGACATCCTGGCCCATGTGCGCCGGGGCGGCCGGGTGGTCGGCATCTGCGCGGGGTTCCAGATGCTGGGCCGTGTGGTGCGCGACCCCGACGGGATCGAGGGGCCGGCGGGCGAGACGCCGGGCCTTGGCCTTCTGGATATCGAAACGACCATGACACCCGAGAAGCGGCTGGTCGAGATTGACGCCCGGGACGCGCTCAGCGGCGCCCGCGTCACCGGCTATGAGATGCATATGGGGCGGACGGAAGGCGCGAGCCTCGACCGGCCCTGGCTTCGGCTGGACGGGGTCGATGAGGGCGCGGTGTCCGCCGATGGCCGCGTGATGGGCGCCTATCTGCACGGGCTTTTCGGCGCGGACAGCTTCCGCCGCCATTGGCTGACCGCAATGGGGGGCCGTGCCTCCGGCCTCGACTACGAGGCGCAGGTGGACGCCGCGCTGAACGCGCTGGCCGACCAGTTGGAACACGACCTCGACCTCGACGCGCTGCTGGCGCTGGCGCGATGA
- a CDS encoding homocysteine S-methyltransferase family protein, producing MAATFGQISGAHPLFFIATWVAEGARTVGDCCEIGPAHIAELARCLKPAADTVRPAAHG from the coding sequence ATGGCCGCGACCTTCGGCCAGATCAGCGGCGCACACCCGTTGTTCTTCATCGCGACCTGGGTCGCGGAGGGCGCGCGTACCGTAGGTGACTGTTGCGAGATCGGGCCCGCCCATATTGCCGAGCTCGCCCGCTGCCTGAAACCGGCGGCCGACACCGTACGTCCCGCCGCGCACGGCTAA
- a CDS encoding IS3 family transposase (programmed frameshift), producing MKRTRYSEEQIIGILAEHEAGAKCADLCRKHGMSEGTFYNWKAKYGGMTVSEAKRLKALEDENAKLKKLLAEQMLDLAAMRELVFKKVVTPVVKREAVAHLKARFGLSERRACQIAGADRKTIRYRSQRAPDTELRGRLRELANERRRFGYRRLFVLLRREGEPSGINRIYRLYREEGLTVRKRRARRKAIGTRAPILVEARANARWSLDFVHDQFACGRRFRVLNIVDDVTRECLAAIPDTSISGRRVARELTALIERRGKPGMIVSDNGTELTSNAILKWCAENRIEWHYIAPGKPMQNGFVESFNGRMRDEFLNETLFRNLAHARDLIAAWVADYNTERPHSALGYQTPADYAQTLTTAIARPAARDESSARRAIAQPAPFGVNTNRAPVAAG from the exons ATGAAGCGAACGAGATACAGCGAAGAGCAGATTATCGGCATCCTGGCCGAGCATGAGGCCGGGGCGAAGTGTGCCGATCTGTGCCGCAAGCACGGCATGTCGGAGGGGACGTTCTACAACTGGAAAGCCAAATACGGCGGCATGACGGTGTCAGAGGCCAAACGGCTGAAGGCGCTCGAGGACGAGAACGCCAAGTTGAAGAAGCTGCTGGCGGAGCAGATGCTGGATCTGGCCGCGATGCGCGAGCTGGTTT TCAAAAAAGTGGTGACGCCCGTCGTGAAGCGCGAGGCGGTCGCGCATCTGAAGGCCCGGTTCGGGCTGTCGGAACGACGGGCGTGCCAGATTGCCGGCGCGGATCGGAAGACGATCCGCTACCGGTCGCAACGCGCACCCGACACGGAACTGCGCGGCCGGTTGCGGGAGCTTGCCAACGAGCGTCGGCGGTTCGGCTACCGGCGGCTCTTCGTCCTGCTCCGGCGGGAGGGCGAGCCCTCGGGGATCAACCGTATCTACCGGCTTTACCGCGAGGAAGGGCTGACCGTCCGCAAGCGGCGCGCGCGGCGCAAGGCCATCGGCACCCGCGCCCCGATCCTGGTCGAGGCGCGCGCAAATGCCCGTTGGTCACTGGATTTCGTCCATGACCAGTTCGCGTGCGGGCGGCGGTTCCGGGTGCTGAACATCGTCGATGACGTCACGCGCGAATGCCTCGCCGCGATCCCGGACACGTCGATCTCCGGCCGGCGCGTCGCGCGGGAGCTGACGGCGCTGATCGAACGTCGCGGCAAGCCGGGAATGATCGTGTCGGACAACGGGACGGAACTGACCTCGAACGCGATCCTGAAGTGGTGCGCCGAGAACCGGATCGAATGGCACTACATCGCGCCGGGCAAGCCGATGCAGAATGGCTTTGTCGAGAGCTTCAACGGCCGGATGCGGGACGAGTTCTTGAACGAGACGCTGTTTCGTAACCTCGCTCATGCCCGCGACCTGATCGCCGCTTGGGTCGCCGACTACAACACCGAGCGCCCCCATTCGGCCTTGGGCTATCAGACCCCGGCTGACTACGCGCAGACCCTGACCACCGCAATCGCCCGACCCGCTGCGCGAGATGAGAGCTCCGCGCGTCGGGCGATTGCTCAACCCGCGCCATTTGGCGTAAACACCAACCGGGCTCCGGTCGCGGCTGGATGA
- a CDS encoding glyoxylate/hydroxypyruvate reductase A: protein MLTVLFSAPAGRWTDYEGPLTRALREAGVEARIVTDTDAPETVDYIVYAPNGGLSDFTPFTGAKAVLSLWAGVETIVTNRTLTQPLCRMVDSGLEEGMVEYVTGHVLRHHLGMDRYVAPEAPGWTRVVPPLARDRQVAVLGLGALGAACARALAALRFPVTGWSRSPRAIDGIACFHGDAGLRPALERAEIVVTLLPLTGATEGLMDAARLGWLPEGAVLINPGRGALVDEQALLAALDGGRLGHATLDVFREEPLAADHPFWTHPKVTVTPHIASETRPASAARVIAENIRRGEAGEPFLFLVDRGLGY, encoded by the coding sequence ATGCTGACGGTGCTGTTCTCCGCGCCCGCGGGGCGCTGGACGGATTACGAGGGACCGCTGACCCGCGCCCTGCGCGAGGCCGGCGTCGAGGCGCGGATCGTCACCGACACCGACGCCCCCGAAACGGTGGATTACATCGTCTACGCGCCGAACGGCGGGCTGTCGGATTTCACGCCCTTCACCGGGGCGAAGGCGGTGCTCAGCCTCTGGGCGGGCGTCGAGACCATCGTGACCAACCGGACCCTGACCCAGCCGCTCTGCCGGATGGTGGATTCCGGCCTGGAAGAGGGGATGGTGGAATACGTCACCGGCCATGTGCTGCGCCATCACCTCGGCATGGACCGCTACGTCGCGCCCGAGGCCCCGGGCTGGACCCGAGTGGTGCCGCCGCTCGCGCGCGACCGGCAGGTGGCGGTGCTGGGGCTGGGCGCGCTGGGGGCGGCCTGCGCCCGCGCGCTGGCCGCGCTGCGCTTTCCGGTGACCGGCTGGAGCCGCAGCCCGCGCGCGATCGACGGGATCGCCTGTTTCCACGGGGACGCGGGCCTGCGCCCGGCGCTGGAACGCGCCGAGATCGTGGTGACGCTGTTGCCGCTGACCGGGGCGACCGAGGGGCTGATGGATGCCGCGCGGCTGGGCTGGCTGCCCGAGGGGGCCGTTCTGATCAACCCCGGCCGCGGTGCGCTGGTCGACGAGCAGGCGCTGCTGGCCGCGCTGGATGGCGGACGGCTGGGGCACGCCACGCTGGACGTGTTCCGCGAGGAGCCGCTGGCTGCGGATCACCCGTTCTGGACGCATCCCAAGGTGACCGTCACGCCCCATATCGCCTCGGAAACCCGGCCCGCCAGCGCCGCGCGGGTGATCGCCGAGAACATCCGCCGCGGCGAGGCGGGCGAGCCGTTCCTGTTCCTGGTCGACCGCGGGCTCGGCTATTAG
- a CDS encoding helix-turn-helix domain-containing protein encodes MGKPHPIELRERVVAFVDEGHGHREAARHFRVSPKFVNELIKLRRETGSLKPRPQGNGGGHGKLAGVTGWIEARVAANGEITLDELAVELAETHGIEVHRGTIWRVLRGLGLTHEKRPAGA; translated from the coding sequence ATGGGCAAACCACATCCGATAGAGCTACGCGAGCGTGTCGTCGCGTTCGTGGACGAAGGTCATGGGCATCGCGAAGCGGCACGGCACTTCCGGGTATCGCCGAAGTTCGTGAACGAGCTGATCAAACTGCGTCGCGAGACCGGATCACTCAAGCCCCGGCCCCAAGGCAATGGCGGCGGGCACGGCAAGCTTGCGGGCGTGACCGGCTGGATCGAAGCCCGCGTCGCCGCCAATGGCGAGATCACGCTCGATGAATTGGCCGTTGAGCTGGCCGAAACCCATGGCATCGAGGTCCATCGCGGCACGATCTGGCGGGTGCTGCGCGGGCTTGGTCTGACGCACGAAAAAAGACCTGCAGGCGCTTGA
- a CDS encoding calcium-binding EGF-like domain-containing protein yields MELLSRLFTMTAFFMAGLAAPSMAQELNRTQYLYPARFQCGASIEEFQEGVVNGRHATVISVYNPSDKPVTLEKSVARGLPFQRSEAVTKHQEDSIAGLSAIEIECDEIRMMLPQSMTAQFRSGFLRLLSDTALTVVVTYSSRPGDGGVSTIDVETVQGIEITRERNPEPPPPKVPMCDPSSAESCGNGGKCVRRPETDQTYCECRDGFAGPLCEANLRPLRKRLNASPAEFPTLRLPEPERTGSRSRSLVIDVDLDSQCAWEETLPIDRAGVAQLMVGTGGGGTGDGWTLELTDPDGAPHALSPPFTDDEALNEMPSVAWRVSFDVTGAWTAAISSPAGCAPGEKGFFGLHLTPDPDQADAGTGLYAYPNRLDLVEDQPVFLAAYAYDLTAFPDSVLPENGPAPDPSFLSAPEALPAVVEEATLTVRQPDGTLLAPQPMQDNGAVGDGAPADGIFGGPIAVPEPGIYTALVEIAGERDDGTPFRRSLEIAVPVAQRSISIDRTATFVDGGPSGRRLRVLVPIEIVGDVTEDDVNDSEYFVASEIWGEDQDGRRLPVAWSGSLRVPFIGPVADGPVVSQTEVDLDGQWISNLRFLGHDIKRLFFERTRIHETDTGIPISVIPVGEQEEISLSEDAEAWLASQNDGFVDPLDDREMTEGASPEFLAELADLAAAGVLLSEGRIVTVHGWCGRFDDWNGESFGGAARHLPFAAWYTGREDIDFGGGAPTIRPAQIRVNTMADDLAAFINDPSRTVPVAAVVGYNQGGVALLHMMANTWTGLDNAFEAVENEIVGAYLPAQAHAGPFHGTGFMSFGPIRRLVAEAVRADQYDCTFGQYPVRLAPIGSSFHMSSIPAGAKRKMQVYRQHHTSRKFKRRWCKFGRSTLIISGTDDGFVDFERQDHRAELKRSEAESEENFCELQDAPGELCAGQLFSALEPYLGTPTGVVEPEARNRDRCFAGRMRHGVITGPISGSEGADHTAFCRATFMGLIDFGADC; encoded by the coding sequence ATGGAGCTTCTTTCCCGCCTTTTCACCATGACGGCGTTTTTCATGGCGGGGCTCGCGGCGCCATCGATGGCACAGGAGCTGAACCGGACGCAGTACCTCTATCCCGCCCGGTTCCAGTGTGGCGCCTCGATCGAGGAGTTTCAGGAGGGCGTAGTTAACGGCCGCCATGCCACAGTGATTTCGGTCTACAACCCGTCCGATAAGCCCGTGACGCTCGAAAAGTCGGTTGCGCGCGGCCTGCCGTTTCAGCGGTCGGAAGCGGTGACCAAACATCAGGAGGATAGTATCGCAGGCCTGTCGGCCATCGAGATCGAGTGCGACGAGATCCGGATGATGCTGCCGCAATCCATGACGGCGCAGTTCCGGTCGGGGTTCCTCAGGCTTCTGTCGGACACGGCGTTGACCGTGGTCGTGACCTATTCCTCGCGCCCGGGCGACGGCGGCGTCTCGACCATCGACGTCGAGACGGTCCAGGGAATCGAGATCACGCGTGAGCGCAACCCCGAGCCCCCGCCGCCGAAGGTGCCGATGTGCGATCCGTCCAGTGCCGAAAGCTGCGGCAACGGCGGAAAGTGCGTGCGCCGGCCCGAAACCGACCAGACGTACTGCGAATGCCGCGACGGCTTCGCTGGGCCGCTGTGTGAGGCCAACCTCAGGCCGCTTCGAAAACGCCTAAACGCGAGCCCGGCGGAGTTTCCGACGCTCCGCCTGCCGGAACCCGAGCGCACCGGCAGCCGGTCGCGCAGCCTGGTCATCGACGTTGATCTCGACAGCCAATGCGCGTGGGAAGAGACGCTACCGATCGACCGGGCTGGCGTCGCGCAGCTGATGGTCGGCACCGGGGGGGGAGGCACCGGAGACGGCTGGACTTTGGAGCTGACCGACCCCGACGGCGCGCCGCACGCCCTGTCCCCGCCCTTCACCGACGACGAGGCGCTGAACGAAATGCCGTCGGTCGCCTGGCGCGTATCCTTCGACGTGACCGGCGCCTGGACCGCGGCGATATCTTCCCCCGCCGGCTGCGCGCCGGGAGAAAAGGGGTTCTTCGGCCTGCACCTGACGCCCGACCCGGATCAGGCGGATGCGGGAACGGGGCTTTATGCCTATCCGAACCGGCTGGATCTGGTCGAGGATCAGCCTGTGTTCCTGGCAGCGTACGCCTATGATTTGACTGCGTTTCCCGATTCCGTCCTGCCCGAGAACGGCCCCGCGCCCGACCCGTCCTTCCTCTCCGCGCCGGAGGCGCTTCCCGCCGTCGTCGAGGAGGCGACACTAACCGTGCGTCAACCCGACGGCACGCTGTTGGCGCCGCAGCCGATGCAGGACAACGGCGCGGTGGGCGACGGCGCGCCCGCCGACGGGATCTTCGGGGGGCCCATCGCAGTGCCCGAACCGGGCATCTATACCGCGCTCGTCGAGATCGCGGGAGAGCGCGACGACGGCACGCCCTTCCGCCGCAGCCTCGAGATTGCAGTGCCGGTCGCCCAGCGCTCCATTTCGATCGACCGAACCGCGACGTTCGTCGACGGGGGCCCGAGCGGTCGGCGGCTGAGGGTGCTCGTCCCCATCGAGATCGTCGGCGACGTGACCGAGGACGATGTCAACGATAGCGAATACTTCGTCGCCTCCGAGATCTGGGGAGAAGACCAGGACGGCAGGCGCCTGCCCGTCGCCTGGAGCGGCTCGCTCCGCGTGCCGTTCATCGGCCCGGTAGCGGATGGGCCTGTGGTCAGCCAGACCGAGGTCGACCTCGATGGACAGTGGATCTCTAACCTGCGTTTTCTCGGCCACGACATCAAGCGGCTGTTCTTCGAGCGCACCCGGATCCACGAGACAGACACCGGCATCCCGATCTCGGTGATCCCGGTCGGCGAGCAGGAAGAGATCTCTCTGTCGGAGGACGCGGAGGCTTGGCTCGCGTCGCAGAACGACGGGTTCGTCGACCCGCTCGACGACCGCGAGATGACCGAGGGCGCGTCACCCGAGTTTCTCGCCGAGTTGGCCGACCTGGCCGCGGCCGGCGTTCTCTTGAGCGAGGGTCGGATCGTCACGGTGCATGGCTGGTGCGGGCGCTTCGACGACTGGAACGGCGAGAGCTTCGGCGGCGCAGCGCGGCATCTACCGTTCGCGGCGTGGTACACCGGCCGCGAAGACATCGATTTCGGCGGCGGCGCGCCGACGATCCGGCCTGCGCAGATCCGGGTGAACACGATGGCCGATGATCTAGCGGCGTTCATCAACGATCCGTCGCGGACGGTGCCCGTCGCTGCGGTCGTGGGGTATAATCAGGGCGGCGTCGCACTTCTTCACATGATGGCGAACACCTGGACCGGCCTCGACAACGCGTTCGAGGCGGTTGAGAACGAAATCGTCGGGGCGTATCTGCCCGCGCAGGCCCATGCCGGGCCGTTCCACGGTACCGGCTTCATGAGTTTCGGTCCGATCCGCCGGTTGGTGGCCGAGGCGGTGCGGGCGGATCAGTACGACTGCACCTTCGGCCAGTATCCGGTGCGGCTAGCGCCGATCGGCTCGTCATTTCATATGTCGAGCATCCCCGCGGGTGCGAAGCGTAAGATGCAGGTCTACCGCCAGCACCACACCTCCCGGAAGTTCAAGCGGCGCTGGTGCAAGTTCGGGCGCAGCACGCTGATTATTTCGGGCACTGACGACGGCTTCGTGGATTTCGAGCGCCAAGACCACCGGGCGGAACTGAAGCGGTCTGAGGCGGAGTCGGAGGAGAATTTTTGCGAGCTGCAGGACGCGCCAGGGGAGCTCTGCGCAGGGCAGCTCTTCTCGGCTCTCGAGCCGTATCTGGGCACGCCCACTGGGGTAGTAGAGCCAGAGGCCCGCAACCGCGATCGCTGCTTCGCGGGCAGGATGCGTCACGGCGTGATCACGGGCCCGATAAGCGGCAGCGAGGGCGCGGACCATACGGCGTTCTGCAGGGCAACATTCATGGGACTGATCGACTTCGGAGCGGACTGTTGA